The proteins below are encoded in one region of Plasmodium relictum strain SGS1 genome assembly, chromosome: 5:
- a CDS encoding clp1-related protein, putative yields the protein MTTTNNTRIYNLKAFRELRIVTLEKATKFDEKEECIKIRILSNTNLNKNEKNTCTAEIFGRELILDKDYYFGFNEKFSIYTYTGCIIQIKGKTLQEYESKNTTMKDYLSLSYIFDAYRKLAKKKKKVGPRILITGNNNSGKSSVSLLLCNYALKSGFKPIFIETDTKCSCDKIELNNGPGIMSCFVYDNMNMKYSLDFFFGYLDINEDINLYYHINECLSSCIHLMLLNNLNFQSTNFKNNTEQEIIHSSGFILNVPSEADHKIIENLIEIYNINIVVVIDNSFLHYSLKEHYNKIDANNSEGVNCGSILNNNNNKGTDFNNDDNNLNNHDSNHNDNSNNNNNNVADNNNEKIKNSNNYNNVNNNNNDNNKNKNINNDKIRNVEIIGMPKFEGVIPSDNNRLRYCRNLWFYNYFSKDIYVNGNVYKKSHILNFKYSSTNFVKLDTNSAVPLSALPADCKNKKIENVSVSLYNSNIKNLINCILGVSYSKDFLYVHLMNIAAFVHVQNIKEIESEENEENKNDYLIEILCPVSITSNNIPPYFIVPGNIKQIKF from the coding sequence atgactaCTACAAACAATACAAGGATATACAATTTGAAAGCTTTTCGAGAATTACGAATTGTTACATTAGAAAAAGCCACTAAATTtgatgaaaaagaagaatgtataaaaattagaattttatctaataccaatttgaataaaaatgaaaagaataCTTGTACAGCAGAAATATTTGGTAGAGAACTAATATTAGATAAAGATTACTATTTTggatttaatgaaaaattttcaatttatACTTATACTGGatgtattattcaaataaaaggaaaaacaTTACAAGAATATGAAAGTAAAAATACTACAATGAAGGATTATTTATctttatcatatatttttgatgCTTATAGAAAGTTagcgaaaaaaaaaaaaaaagttggtCCTCGTATATTAATTACTGGAAACAATAATTCAGGAAAAAGCTCTGTTTCTTTGTTACTATGCAATTATGCATTAAAGTCAGGATTTAAACCAATTTTTATTGAAACTGATACAAAATGTAGTTGTGATAAAATAGAGTTAAATAATGGCCCTGGAATTATGAGCTGTTTTGTTTATGATAATATGAATATGAAATACTCacttgattttttttttggttatTTAGATATTAATGaagatataaatttatattaccATATTAATGAATGTTTAAGTAGTTGTATACATTTAATGTTgttgaataatttaaattttcagtCAACCAATTTTAAAAACAACACAGAACAAGAAATAATACATTCATCTggatttattttaaatgttCCTTCAGAAGCAGATCAcaaaattattgaaaatttaatagaaatttataatattaatattgttGTTGTTATCGACAATtcttttcttcattattcaTTGAAAGAACATTACAACAAAATTGATGCAAATAATTCTGAAGGAGTAAATTGTGGTAgcatattaaataataacaataataaggGTACTGATTTTAATAATGATGATAACAATTTAAATAACCATGATAGTAATCATAatgataatagtaataataataataataatgttgcagataataataatgaaaaaattaaaaatagcaACAACTATAAcaatgtaaataataataataatgataacaataaaaacaaaaatattaataatgataaaataagaaatgttGAAATTATAGGAATGCCTAAATTTGAAGGAGTAATCCCTTCTGATAATAATCGACTAAGGTATTGTAGAAATTTATggttttataattatttttcaaaagatatatatgttaatggtaatgtatataaaaagagtcatatattaaattttaaatatagttCAACTAATTTTGTAAAACTAGATACCAACTCAGCCGTTCCCTTATCTGCTTTACCAGCAGattgtaaaaataagaaaatagaaaatgtATCAGTTAGTTTATACAATagcaatattaaaaatttaataaattgcATTTTAGGTGTTTCTTATTCTAAAGATTTTCTTTATGTTCATCTTATGAACATAGCTGCTTTTGTTCATGTGCagaatataaaagaaattgaaagtgaagaaaatgaagaaaataaaaatgattatttaattgaaattCTATGCCCAGTTTCCATAACATCAAATAATATTCCACCATATTTTATAGTCCCTGGAAACATTaaacaaattaaattttaa